The Bradyrhizobium betae genomic interval GTCGTCGTAGGCGAGATGTTGACGAGTTTGGATTCCGTCATGTCCGACAATGAGAGCAACGTCGGACTGTGCGTGTTGGGAATGACCAACCGGCTCGACGCCATCGATCCCGCGCTCCTGCGCCCCGGGCGCTTCGAACGCACGATCGAGATTCCTCGCCCCGACGCGGCAGGCCTGGCCAACGTCCTGCGATATCATCTTCGCGGTACGCCTCTCGAAGGAGCGGATCTGTCATCCGCGGCGCTTCTGCTCGAAGGTATTTCCCCGGCCGAAGCGATGGAGGTCGCAAGATTGGCGCGGCGCGCCGCAAGGCGTGCCGGCCGGCCTTTGAACGTCGACGACCTCGTCAGGGAAGGTAGCGGGCCGGCACTGCCCCAGACGGTCTTGCGTCGCATCGCCGTACATGAGGCGGGCCACATGGTCGCCTGCTTCGCGACCGGGGGCAAACCTCTCAGCGCCAGGATTCTCAACCGGGGACATATCGGTGGCGACGCCCGCCTGAATTTCGAGGAGAACCAAGTGTGGACGCTCGATCGTCTGGAGAACCATATCGTCTTTCTGCTCGGGGGTCTCTGTGCAGAGAAGGTGATCCTTGGTTCGGTTTCCACGGGGGCCGGTGGCACTCAGAGGAGCGACCTGGCGATCTGCACGTCGCTGCTCGCGGCCGCCTTTACGTCCACGCCCCTGCTCGGCAGGCTCGTCTACCGCTGCGCCGATGGCGAAGCGCTGGCCATGGTCAGTAGAGATGCGGCGCTCGCCAAGCAGGTCGACGACCGACTGAAAATGCTCGAGCGGCGAGCGACCGGGATAGTCATGCGGCACGCGGCCGCCGTCGTCCGGATCGCGGACGCTTTGGTAGCCAGACGTTACGTAAGCGGCGACGAAGCGAAGGATCTCTTCCTGGGCCGAGCGTCGGTCCGCCAACCAGTCGCAGCCGTCGCGAACAATACGCCGAGGAATACCCCATGATCCGCATCCATATCGAACTTCTGCCGGGAGGCTCGACGCATCTTCGGCGCTCCATCGCGAGCGTCCGGATATCCAATCTGAGCGATCTGGCGGACCGATCCGACTACGGCATCGACGTGCTGGAGGCCGCCGACCCGCTCACGGGCACCCCGCCGCGGCTCGCCAGCACCAAGGTGTTCGACCACTACCGACGGCAGTCGATCTGGGCGTTGCTGGCCAAGGTAGTGGACGCCATCGAAAGCGCCGATTTCGTGGAGCTCTGAATGAAAATCCGGTCGCCCACGACGTCGCCATTTGCTCCGGAGAGCTCGGCCTGGTTGAACGGCTTGAGAGATGCGGATGCATCGGCGTCGACGATCGACTGCTATTCGCGGGACATTCGGGATCTTGCAGCTGCGCTCGGCTCCGACGGGGTAGCCGCGATCGCGCGGATCGACCAGTCGGTCGTCGATGGCATCGCGGCCACCTGGGCTGCGACCGGGACGGCGCAGTCCACCATCTTTAGACGCTTCTCCGCATTGCGAAGTTTTGCCCGCTTTCTCAGCCTGGAGCGTTCCTATGACTGCTCGAAGCTGCTGAGCTGCCGCTTTCCGCCCTGCGGCAGGGTCCGCCGCGTGGCCGTAAGCGACGACGTCATCGAGATCATGCTCGCAGCGCCAACGGGGGATTGCGACGAGTCATGGACATACGCGCGCGATCACGCTGCGCTTCGCTTGGCTGCATCATCCGGACTCACGACCGCCGAGATGGTCGGCTTGAATCGAGGCGACTACAATCCGCGGCTGTCCACGGTCAGGGTAACGGGCTCCCATCTTAACGGGCGGCCTGGCATCGTTTCGCCGGAGGCCAAGGAGTGGCTGGAGCGGTACCTGCGAGCACAGCCCTTCGAGCTTACGCCGAGCGCACCTTTGTTCGTTACGTCGCGGGGGACCCGCTTCAGCGCGAGATCGCTTCAACTGGCTTGCCGCCGGCTGCGACAGGCGACTGGAGTCGGTCCGGACGCCGTGCCTACGTCACTGCGCAACGCTCTCGCCGCGAACCTGGTCCGCTCCGGTGCGGCGCCCGAAGTGGTGGCAAAGACCTTGGGCATCGGCGTCGCCGCGGCGTGGCGCTACTTCGACGCGCCGGAGATGCTGTGATGTGCGCAGCGGCACGAATGCAGGAAAAACGCAAGAGCGCAAAATCTGGCGACAAACGTAGAGCGGTCCTGAGAATTTCTAGGAAATGCTCCGAAACGGCTCGAAGAAATCCACGGGATTCATTTCGCTAGGATTCCGGAAGGCCGATGGTATTCAATGAGATACGCCGCAGCGGCGACATCACGGGGATAGCGGAATGATCTAGTCAACGGACTATGCGCGACCGGAGCGGACTCCAGTCGCGCAGGTATCGAAGGATCTTCGGACCACGCCCGCAAAGCCGTTCCGAGAGATCCAAGTCCGCAAATCCGGACGAAAGTCCGGCATCGCTCGGCAGTAACGACCAAGAAGAACTCTTGGACGACAGGAGAATCGCACGTCCGATTCCAAGTCGCAAGCCCTTCTTGAATCCTTTCCGCCGAACAAAAGTCTCGCTGGGTATCGCTGCGCGAGTCCTTCGGACACGGCAAGA includes:
- a CDS encoding tyrosine-type recombinase/integrase, which produces MKIRSPTTSPFAPESSAWLNGLRDADASASTIDCYSRDIRDLAAALGSDGVAAIARIDQSVVDGIAATWAATGTAQSTIFRRFSALRSFARFLSLERSYDCSKLLSCRFPPCGRVRRVAVSDDVIEIMLAAPTGDCDESWTYARDHAALRLAASSGLTTAEMVGLNRGDYNPRLSTVRVTGSHLNGRPGIVSPEAKEWLERYLRAQPFELTPSAPLFVTSRGTRFSARSLQLACRRLRQATGVGPDAVPTSLRNALAANLVRSGAAPEVVAKTLGIGVAAAWRYFDAPEML